The Sandaracinus amylolyticus genomic interval CCCGGCGCGACCCGCAGCGCGCGCTCGATGGTCCGCGGATCGCGCGCGCTCGAGCCGACGAGCGAGCCGAGCGTCCACCCGCCCGCCATCAGCGCGGCGAGCGCGCCCGCGACGAGCGGCGAGCGCCCGTGCAGCACCTGGAGGAAGAGCGGCGCGAAGATCTCGGTGCTGGTGACGGTGATCGCGAGGAGCGAGAGCACCGCGTAGAGCTTCACCAGCGGCGCGACGAGCCGCGGGAAGACGCGCGACGAGGCACGCCGCTCGACGACGAAGAGCGCGATCACGAGCGCCACCGCGAGCGCGACGAGCGGTGCGCTCGAGCGCGCGACGCTCGCCCCGGACAGCGCGAGCACCGACGCCGCGAGCAGCGCGAGCTGGGCCCACGCGATCGGCGGCGCGACGCTCGTCTCGTTGCGCCCCGGGAGCGCGCGCAGCGCGAGCACGACGAAGAGCGCCGTCGCCGGGACGAGCGATCCGAACGCGGCGCGCCACGCACCGAGCTCGGCGAGCACCCCGCCGATCGCCGGGCCCACGAGCGTCGCGACGCCCCACATCCCCGAGACGAGCGCCATCGCGCGCGGCCAGAGACGCTCGTCGTAGAGGGTGCGGATCATCCCGTAGGGCAGCGCGACGAGGAGCCCGCCGCCGAGCCCCTGCACCACGCGGCCCGCGAGCATCGCGTCCATCGACGTCGCGCTCGCGGAGATCCACGCGCCGGCACCGAACACGATGGACGCCGCGACGTAGGCGCGACGCGCGCCGAGCCGCGCGAGCAAGCGCGCCGAGAGCGCCGACGCGACGATCGACGCGACCACGAAGAGCGTGGTGCTCCACGCGTAGCGCTCGAGCCCGCCGATCTCCGCGACGACCGAGGGCAGGATCGTGGTCGCGACGTAGAGGTCGATCGCGTGCAGCGCGACCCCACCGACGAGCACGAGCGCGCGCAGCGCGCCCGCGCCCGCGAAGAGCTCCCTCCAGCCCGCCACGTCGGCCTCAGGACACGAGCGCGGCGAGCTTGTCGGGGTTGCGCACGATGAACACCTGCGTGACCGCGCCCGCCTCGTCGTAGGCGAACGTGAGCGAGGTGGTGATCGTGCCGTTCGCGCGCAGGACCACGCCGCGCCCACCGTTGAGCTCGGTCGCGATCCACTCGTAGTCGCGCCACCACGCGGCCAGCTGGCGGACGAACGCGAGCACGTCCTGCTTGCCGTGGAGCGGCTCGCGGATCGCGGAGACCTTGCCGCCGCCGTCGGCGCGCAGCTCGACGTCGTCGGCGAGCAGCGCGGAGAGGCGATCGAGCTCGCCCGAGGTGATCGCGACCTCGAACGCGGCGAGCAGCTCGTCCTGCCGCTCGCGCGGCGTCACGTGGCGCACCTTCGCCTGCTCGACGTGGGTGCGCGCGCGCGAGACGAGCTTGCGGCACGCGGTCTCGTTGATCTCGAGGGTGCGCGCGGTCTCGGCGTAGGAGACGTCGAACACCTCGTGCAGGAGGTACGCGGCGCGCTCCTTCGGCGTGAGCCGCTCGAGCACGAGCAGGAACGCGGTGCCGAGCGACGACGCGAGCGACGCGTCGGTGGGCTCGTCCGCGGGCGTGTGGAGCGGCTCGGGCAGCCACGGTCCGACGTAGTCCACGCGCGAGCGGTGCGCGGAGCGCAGCATGTCGATGCAGCGCCGGGTGCACGTCGCGGTGAGCCACGCCGCGGGGCTCTCGACGTCGTGCGCGCCGAGCCACTTCACGTACGTGTCCTGCACCGCGTCCTCGGCGTCGGCGCGCGAGCCGAGGATGCGGTACGCGAGCCCGAGCAGCATCGGGCGCGCCTGGGTGAACGGATCGTCGGTCATCAGTGCCTCGCGACCTGGAATCGGTTCCAGAGGTTGATCATGGCGACGGTCGCGGTGAGCGCCGCGATCTCGGGCTCGGTGAAGCACGCGCGCAGCTGCGCGCGCAGCGCGGCGTAGTCGGTGTCGGGGTGCAGGTGGGTGAGCGCCTCGGTCCACGCCAGCGCGGCGCGCTCCCGCTCGCCGAAGTCGGTGGAGTGGCGCCACACCACGAGGCGATCGAGGCGCTCGTTCGTCTCGCCGTCCTCGCGCGCCTCGCGGGTGTGCATGCGGACGCAGAACGCGCACCCGTTGATCTGCGATGCGCGGAGCGTCACGAGGTGGTGCAGCTTGCGCTCGAGCGGGCGCTCGTCGATCGCGTGGTGCACCGCGCCGAGCGCCGAGAGGACGGCCGGGATCTGCTGTTCGTAACGGATGTCGCTCATGTCGTGTCTCTCCTTCGAGGAGATGACGATCGACGTGGCGCGTTGTGACGCGGGCTGCTCGATCAGATGTCGAACCGCGTCCCGGTCGGGTACGTCAGCTCGAACGGGTCGCCCTGACAGCCCGCGAGCACCGGCACGAAGCGCAGCGTGATGTCGCTGCGCTCCGGGATCTCGCGGCCGAACGGGTTGCCGACGGTCTGGTCGATGACGCCGTCGTTGCCGACCTCGTCGCCGTTGGTCCCGTCGTCGCGCAGGGTCAGGCCGAGGTCGACGACGCGCACCTCGTCGGCGCCCGCGTCGGCGGGCGCGATCAGCGCGAAGAGCTGCACGCTCGCCGCGCCCGGGCGCATGTCGCACGCCTCGAGCTCGACGTGCACCGTCGCGCGCGCGGCGGGATCGAGCGGCCCGATGCGCTCGGGCGTCACCATCGCGCTCGCGATCCCCGTGTACTCGTAGGGATCGCACTCGAGCACACGCTCGCCGGCGCAGCTCGCGGCGAGGTCGTCCGGCGCGCCGTCACCGTCGCACGCCGCCAGGGCGAGGCCCGCGCACAGCAGGAGACACGTTCGCATCATCACGGAACGCTGGGGCGCTGCTTCTCTTCGGCGGGCTCGACCGTCGCCGCGGGCGAGCCGCGACGTCCCGCCAGGCGCGCGGCCTTGCGCGAGATCTCGAGCACCGCCTCGAGCACCGCGATCGCGACGTAGCCCACGATGAGCCACACCAGCGCGAACGACGGGTGGTAGGTCACCGCGATCACCGCGCTCGACGCGATCGTGAGGCCGACGAAGATCACGCTGCGCCAGCCGAGCTTGATGTCCTTGAACGAGCGGAACGGGACCGTGCTCACCATGAAGAACGAGAGCGCGATCACGACGCCGAGCATCACCTCGGGCGCGCTCTGGAGCGAGCCGGTGACCGCGAAGTTCGCGACGATGATCGAGACCAGCGCGCCGGCCGCGCCGGGGATCGGCAGGCCCATGATGTACTTGCCCGGCTTCTTCGGCGCGCCGCTCGGGCTGGTCGCCATCACGTTGAAGCGCGCGAGGCGGATGGCGCCGCACGCGACGTACGCGAAGCTGGCGATGAGGCCGCCGACGCCGAGCGTGTGGAGCGACCAGCGGTAGACGAGGATCGCGGGCGCGATGCCGAACGAGACGACGTCGGCGAGCGAGTCGATCTGCACGCCGAACGCGCTCTGCGTCTTGGTCAGGCGCGCGACGCGGCCGTCGATCACGTCGAAGAACATCGCGAACACGATGAGGAGCGCCGCGCGGTAGAAGTCCTCCGCGCTGGTCTCGCCCGAGCCGTTCGCGGTGGTGCACGCGACGATCGCGTAGAAGCCGCAGAAGATGCTGGAGAGCGTGAAGAGGTTCGGGAGGATGAAGAGCGTCTTCCTCAGATCGAAACGCATGGCCCTCCCCTGCTTCCCGTCACGCACGAAACGCGGCCCAGTCTACGCGCAAAGCGCGAAGAATGTCCCGAGGGTGACGACGCGCAAGGCGGCTCGGTCCAGCTGGAGTCTCGCTGGCGGAGGGGCCGCACGGGAGCGTGTCGCGCACGCGGACGGGAGCGCCCTGTGCCGGCGAGCCGTTTCGACGCTCGCTCAGGGCTCGCCCGGCCCGGCGGCGCGCATGGCGGCGGCGAGGGCGTGGTTGCGGAGGCGGAGATCGCCGGTCCGCTCGTGGCCGTGGGTGAACGCGAGCGCTGCGCCCTCGGCGTCGCCGGCGCGCCACGCGAGCACGCCGCGCGCTTCGTCGGCGTGCGCGCCGCCGGCTCGTTCGTACGCGTCGAGCGCCGCGAGCCGCAGCCGCTCGTCCGCGGCGTCGCCGTGGAGCGCGAGCCAGCCGTGGTAGGCGCGCAGCCGCGCGTCGTCGAGGCCATCGGTGAGCGGGCGTCCGTGCACCGCGTTCCATCGCGCGGCGTAGAGCGCGCGCACGACGAGATCGGGCGCGACGCGGCGCCCGTCGGCGATCGCGCCCCATCGCTCGAGCGCTTCGGGGAAGTCGCCGAGCGTCGCGGCGCGCGCGGTGTCGTCGCCCTCGCCGGCGAGCGCCGGGATCATGCGCTCCACGTCCTCGGCGCGGAGCACGTCGACGACCGCGTCGCCGTGCGCGTCGATCATCCGATCGAGCACGTCGCGCAGCTCGGCGCGGCGCGCCTCTCCGCGCTCGGCGGGCTCGCCGTGGATCGAGGCGACGTTCTGCTCCTCGTAGAGCGCGCGCCGGCGTCGCGCGTCGTCGTCGGTCGGCGGACGCGCGGCGAGGCGATGCTCGTGCTCGATCGACGCGCGCGCGTCGGCGACGTCGATCGCGAGCGGCGGGATTTCCGCGGGGATCGCGGCGCGCGGCGAGAGCCAGATCGCGGCGAGCAGTGAGGACGGAACGACGACGAGCATCGCTGCGAGGAGATCCGGCCCGACGCGGAGACGATGCTTGACTTCACTCATCGCGAAGGGTCAGTGTCGACCTGCCCATGAGCAGCGGACGCAGAGTCCACGAGCGATATGCGCTCACGCTGGATGTGATCCTCAAGCACCCCGACGGTGAGTCGGCGGGCGTGACGCAGAACGTCAGCCTCGGCGGTGCGCTGATCGAGATCAAGGATCGCGTCACGTTCGGTGCCGAGGTCAGGCTACGCCTGCGCCTCGCGCCGCTCAAGGAAGACGCCGAGATCCCCGCGACCGTGCGGTGGATCAAGGACGGCCTGGTCGGCGTGCAGTTCGGCAGCCTCCGCGCGAAGGAAGTCTGGGCGTTCAACCAGATGTTCAAGGACGCGCCGAAGGTCTGATCGCCCTGCGGCGATCTGGTCGCGGGGCGCACGCGACGTCATGTTGGGCGCGTCGATGAGCGCGCACGGCACATCGCCCTCGGGCGCGAGCTGGGACGACCTCCGCATCGTGTTGGCGATCGCGGAGCGCGGGACGCTCTCCGCTGCCGCGACGACGCTCGGGATCAGCCATCCGACGCTCTCGCGGCGACTGCGTGGCATCGAGGAGAGGCTCGGCACGCGGCTCTTCGATCGGACTCCCTCGAGCCTCCGGCCGACCGCCGCGGGCGAGGAGATGCGCGCGCTCGCGGTGCGGCTGCGCGACGAGATCGCCGCGCTCGAGCGCCGCATCGAAGGTCGCGACAGCGGCGTCGACGGAACGGTGCGTCTGACGGCGCCCGACGCGGTCTCCGAGTACCTGCTCCCGAACGTCATCGCCGCGCTCTGCGCCGAGGAGCGCGGGCTGCGGCTCGAGCTGATCGTGTCGAACCAGGCGCTCTCGCTCGCGCAGCGTGCGGCGGACGTCGCGCTTCGTGTCACCGCGAGCCCGGACCCGTCGCTGCGTGGTCGCCGCGTCGGGCACGTCTGCATGGCGGTGTACGGCGCGCGCGAGGTGGTGCGTGGTGCGCGCGAGCCCGGCGAGCTCGGCGGCGTGCCGTGGATCGGCTTCGACGCGGCGCTCGCGTGCAGCGGGCCCGGCGAGTGGGTCGCGCGCCACGTGCCGGAGCGTGATCTGCGCTTCCGCGCGAACACGCTCCTCGGCGCGGCGCGCGCGGCGCGCGCGGGCATCGGGTGCGCGCTCCTGCCGTGCTTCGTCGGCGGCTCGATCCCCGAGCTCGTGCGCGTCGGCGCGCCGATCGACGCGCTGGAGCTCCCGCTGTGGCTGCTGGTGCACCCCGACGTCGCGCGCGTCCCGAAGATCCGGCGCGCCGCCGACGCGCTGGCAGCGAAGCTGCGCGACACGGTGCCGCTCCTGCGCGGCGACGCGGCGGCCTGAGCCGGCGCGCTGGGTCAGCTCGCCATCAGCCGCGAGAGGTGCGACCCGCGCTCCGCGAGATAGACGTGGAAGATGCGCGCATAGTCGGGCACGACCGCCTGCGCGACGCTCGGGCGCGCGGCGAGGGAGGCGCGATACGCGGGCACCTTCGAGAGCGTGTCGAAGATGCGGAAGTCGCCGATCCGATCGAACGTGTCGAAGAGCCGGAACACCGGCGCGAACGCGGCATCGACCAGACCGAAGTCGGCACCGTCGAAGTAGGGGCCGTCGGCGAGGTGCTGGTCGAGCCAGCACATCTTCGCGCGCAGGTCGCCGCACTTGCGATCGAAGCTGGTCGCGTCGGGCGCGGTGTAGAACGCGTAGACGTCGGCGAGGATCGCGGAGGCGAGCTCGGCCCACGCGCGGTGGTGAGCGCGGCGCAGGGGATCGGCGGGGAGCCGAGGCGCGTCCGGCGTGACCTCTTCGATGTACTGACAGATCACCGAGGTCTCGAAGAGCGCGGCGTCGCCGACGCGGAGCAACGGGACCTTGCCGAGCGGCGAGATGCGGAGGAACCACGCCGGCTTGTCGGCGAGGTCCACGTAGGTTCGCTCGAAGGGCACGCCCTTCTCGGCGAGGAGGATCGCAGCGCGCTGGGTGTACGGGCACAGGTGGTTGCTGACGAGCTCGAAGCTGGGCACACGCGACTCCGTTCGTGAGGCGCCGAGGACGCCGACGAGCCGGTTATGGCCGCGCGGTCGTCGCTCGAGGATCGAAGAGTTTTTCAGGCCGCCGTGCAGATTCGATCAGAGCGGGACGAGCACGAGCACGATCACATCCCAGAGCGCGTGCGTGATCAGCGGGACCACGATCCCGCCGCTGAGCTGTCGCTGCCACGTCCAGAGCGCGCCGCACGCGATCGCGAGCGCGATCAGCACGAGCGAGCCGCCCGCGATCTGCGGCACCGTGTAGAGCGCGGTCGCCGCGACGAGCACGGCGCTGCGCTTCACGCCCCAGCGCTCGAGCAGCGCGA includes:
- a CDS encoding MFS transporter; the encoded protein is MAGWRELFAGAGALRALVLVGGVALHAIDLYVATTILPSVVAEIGGLERYAWSTTLFVVASIVASALSARLLARLGARRAYVAASIVFGAGAWISASATSMDAMLAGRVVQGLGGGLLVALPYGMIRTLYDERLWPRAMALVSGMWGVATLVGPAIGGVLAELGAWRAAFGSLVPATALFVVLALRALPGRNETSVAPPIAWAQLALLAASVLALSGASVARSSAPLVALAVALVIALFVVERRASSRVFPRLVAPLVKLYAVLSLLAITVTSTEIFAPLFLQVLHGRSPLVAGALAALMAGGWTLGSLVGSSARDPRTIERALRVAPGIVLVATLACAWLVPARADDGALVLPIAAALATLGVGVGIAWPHVLTRVLQVAPADEPELASASITTVQLFATALGAALAGVIANGAGLATPDGVSRAALALFATFSLAPAACLALYSTTGSFRTARAS
- the sigJ gene encoding RNA polymerase sigma factor SigJ, with the translated sequence MTDDPFTQARPMLLGLAYRILGSRADAEDAVQDTYVKWLGAHDVESPAAWLTATCTRRCIDMLRSAHRSRVDYVGPWLPEPLHTPADEPTDASLASSLGTAFLLVLERLTPKERAAYLLHEVFDVSYAETARTLEINETACRKLVSRARTHVEQAKVRHVTPRERQDELLAAFEVAITSGELDRLSALLADDVELRADGGGKVSAIREPLHGKQDVLAFVRQLAAWWRDYEWIATELNGGRGVVLRANGTITTSLTFAYDEAGAVTQVFIVRNPDKLAALVS
- a CDS encoding carboxymuconolactone decarboxylase family protein, yielding MSDIRYEQQIPAVLSALGAVHHAIDERPLERKLHHLVTLRASQINGCAFCVRMHTREAREDGETNERLDRLVVWRHSTDFGERERAALAWTEALTHLHPDTDYAALRAQLRACFTEPEIAALTATVAMINLWNRFQVARH
- the pssA gene encoding CDP-diacylglycerol--serine O-phosphatidyltransferase codes for the protein MRFDLRKTLFILPNLFTLSSIFCGFYAIVACTTANGSGETSAEDFYRAALLIVFAMFFDVIDGRVARLTKTQSAFGVQIDSLADVVSFGIAPAILVYRWSLHTLGVGGLIASFAYVACGAIRLARFNVMATSPSGAPKKPGKYIMGLPIPGAAGALVSIIVANFAVTGSLQSAPEVMLGVVIALSFFMVSTVPFRSFKDIKLGWRSVIFVGLTIASSAVIAVTYHPSFALVWLIVGYVAIAVLEAVLEISRKAARLAGRRGSPAATVEPAEEKQRPSVP
- a CDS encoding PilZ domain-containing protein; translated protein: MSSGRRVHERYALTLDVILKHPDGESAGVTQNVSLGGALIEIKDRVTFGAEVRLRLRLAPLKEDAEIPATVRWIKDGLVGVQFGSLRAKEVWAFNQMFKDAPKV
- a CDS encoding LysR family transcriptional regulator encodes the protein MSAHGTSPSGASWDDLRIVLAIAERGTLSAAATTLGISHPTLSRRLRGIEERLGTRLFDRTPSSLRPTAAGEEMRALAVRLRDEIAALERRIEGRDSGVDGTVRLTAPDAVSEYLLPNVIAALCAEERGLRLELIVSNQALSLAQRAADVALRVTASPDPSLRGRRVGHVCMAVYGAREVVRGAREPGELGGVPWIGFDAALACSGPGEWVARHVPERDLRFRANTLLGAARAARAGIGCALLPCFVGGSIPELVRVGAPIDALELPLWLLVHPDVARVPKIRRAADALAAKLRDTVPLLRGDAAA
- a CDS encoding glutathione S-transferase family protein; translation: MPSFELVSNHLCPYTQRAAILLAEKGVPFERTYVDLADKPAWFLRISPLGKVPLLRVGDAALFETSVICQYIEEVTPDAPRLPADPLRRAHHRAWAELASAILADVYAFYTAPDATSFDRKCGDLRAKMCWLDQHLADGPYFDGADFGLVDAAFAPVFRLFDTFDRIGDFRIFDTLSKVPAYRASLAARPSVAQAVVPDYARIFHVYLAERGSHLSRLMAS